The window GTGATCCCGGCCGAACATGGCACGCCAAAGGTCCCTGAAGCCCATTCATGCCTCCTTGGTCGCGGAGGGCGGGATGTATCCCATCTCCACCGCGTAGGCGTAGAGCTTCTCCTGAAGCTGTCTGCGCCCACGAAACAGACGGCTCTTCACCGTCCCCACCGGAACGCCCATGACTTCGGCGATCTCGCCGTAGCTCATGCCCTGCACGTCGGACAACACCACGGCCGTTCGGTATTCCTCCTGAAGCTCGTCGATCGCCTCCATGACGGATGCGTCCACGAACGAGGCGAAGAACGCGCCCTCCGGATCGCGGTCCTGGGAGGCGGCGAACACCGGATTCTCCCGGGACAGATCGTCCGGCGAGCGATCCGTGCTCTCCTCCAGGATCTCGTCATGTCGCTTGGATCGCTCCCGGCTCCGCAGGAACACGTTCCGGCAGATGGTGAAGAGCCAGCTCTTCACCTTGGTTCCCAGCGTGTACTGGTCCCAAGCCCGGAAGCCCCGCAGATAGGTCTCCTGTACGAGGTCTTCGGCGGCTGCCGCGGAGCCCTCCAGGCGAAGCGCGAACCGGTAGACCGCATCCAGGTGGGGCAACGCTTCCCGCTCGAACGCGGCCCGGCGCTCCGCGTCGGTAGGTGGCGGGTTGGAGGTGGGGTCGTTCACGGTTGCCCGGTGTGCGGGGTCAGGAGGTCACCCGCAGTCGAAACCCCGGAGAGGGGCGATTGGTGCCGGGGGAAGGTGCTGGGCCGCCGGAGCGCTGCGGTCCCCCGCACGGGCGTTCCCGGGAGGAAACGCTCAGGGTCGGACGGAGTGGCTCAGTCCGGGAACTGGAACGTGCGCGCGGTTTCCTCGTCGGGCCGGTGACCCGTCACCAGCTCGATCATCGCCTCCATGTGGCCCCGGATCTCGCTGATACGGGAGAGCACCGCGAAGGAGTGCGCGAACTCGAAGTAGGCATCGACGGCGCCTTCGTCTCCGGGATGGCTCTGCACCACCACGGACTTCATCTCGGCCTCCAGGCACTCGACGATCGTGCGCACCGCGACCTCGACGTTCCGCAACTCCACGAGCGTCTGTAGAGAAAGGTCGCCCGTCAGGCGGGGAAGCAGCGTCTCCACCTGGAAGCGCCCCTCGAGCGACGGCTCTATGGAACACGGCACCGCGCCCTCGATGCCGAGCACGGCCGTGGCTCCATGACGCAGGGCCTGCGTCTCCTCGTAGTTGCAGCGCAGAATCACGTTTCCGACTCCCCCGGTCCCTCCATCAATACCGAAGCGTGCCCAGGTTTGTTTCTGCAAGCGATGGGCCCCTGCCGTGATCGCGAAAACACGTCGCGGGGCCGGACGCGCCGCGCGGGAGCCGCAGGCGCAAGCCTCTTTGCATCATCCACTTAGCGGACTGCGGCGTCGGCGCCGTGGCGACGGCGCGGCGCCCCGCCCGCTCTGGCGTTCTGCGGGCGTTGTCGCGCCTCCACGACGACCGCTCAGGCCTGCGCAGCACGTGCGCGCCCCCCCAGTGCCACCAGAAGCGGCACCGACACCAGGGGCCGGCCATCCATGAACACGTCGAACGTGTAGGAACCAGCCGATTTGAAGACGAGACCGTCCAGGTTGATGATGTGCGGCAGTCGCACGATGCCACCGATCTCGGGCGATCCGGGTCCGACGTTGAGCTGCCCATTGATCGTGAAGACCTCCTCGGCCTTGGGACCGCGCAAGGTCAACCGCACGTCGTGCGCGCCCACGTCCGCCAGCCCGCCCTGGAATCGCAACACCAGACTGATGCGCGGATGCTGGATGGGAAAGCCCTGCACCTCCAGTCGATCGAAGACCCCCAGGATGTTGAGCTTCCCGGCGGCGTCGATGGTGGCGGCGTCCGCCAGCAACGCTAGGTCGATCTCCATTCCGCTTCCGCGTTCTCCGGCGGCGGCTCCTCGATCCAACGAGAACCGAGAACCAACCCGCCGATCCAATCGATGAAGGTGTGGGCGAGAATGGCTGGCCACAGGCCCCAACCCAGCAGCACGGGGAGGGTCAGCCCGCCGCCCAGCACCGCCGCCCGCACCCGTCCGAAGGTCCCCTGGTACGCATGGACCCAGCCGAACGCCAGGGCCGTCACCACGGTGGCCAGCGCCAACGACCCCGTCCAGGCACTCACAAGCAGAAGGGCGAAGCCACGATAGGCGATCTCCTCCCCCACTCCGGCCATGATGGAGAGAGCGGCGAAGACGCCCTTCTCAGCGCCACTCCTTGGCATGAGGGCCTGGACATACGCGCTCTCCGCGCGCCCGGAGCGGACCCTCCAGCGGTCGAAGGCTTCCAGCACCAGGATCGCGACTCCCGTGAGCACCAGGGCGCGACCCACCGTGAGCGACCATCCCGCCACCGGTGCCAGGCCCAAGCCTGCGAGCCCCCAGCGCCGTTCGCCGAGCCACAGGCCCAGAGCTCCGATGGCCCCGATGGCGACCATGGACTCCAGGTACGCCGGAATGCGACGCAGCACGGAGGGATCCAGATGTCGGAGCTGGCGGCTGGAGCCGAGGGGCAACAGGAGCAGCAGCAAAGCCAGCGCCGCGATCTCGAGCAGAATCATGGAGCCTCAGCGTCCCCGTCGGGCTGCGACCAGCAGGCGCGTGCCGGGCAGCGACGGATCGTACGCGTTGACCTCGGCCTCGCCGGCCTCCAGACTTGGGGCCGCATGCA is drawn from Gemmatimonadota bacterium and contains these coding sequences:
- a CDS encoding CPBP family intramembrane glutamic endopeptidase — protein: MILLEIAALALLLLLLPLGSSRQLRHLDPSVLRRIPAYLESMVAIGAIGALGLWLGERRWGLAGLGLAPVAGWSLTVGRALVLTGVAILVLEAFDRWRVRSGRAESAYVQALMPRSGAEKGVFAALSIMAGVGEEIAYRGFALLLVSAWTGSLALATVVTALAFGWVHAYQGTFGRVRAAVLGGGLTLPVLLGWGLWPAILAHTFIDWIGGLVLGSRWIEEPPPENAEAEWRST
- a CDS encoding sigma-70 family RNA polymerase sigma factor, with protein sequence MNDPTSNPPPTDAERRAAFEREALPHLDAVYRFALRLEGSAAAAEDLVQETYLRGFRAWDQYTLGTKVKSWLFTICRNVFLRSRERSKRHDEILEESTDRSPDDLSRENPVFAASQDRDPEGAFFASFVDASVMEAIDELQEEYRTAVVLSDVQGMSYGEIAEVMGVPVGTVKSRLFRGRRQLQEKLYAYAVEMGYIPPSATKEA